The Pristiophorus japonicus isolate sPriJap1 chromosome 13, sPriJap1.hap1, whole genome shotgun sequence genome contains the following window.
GCCTATAAATAATGTTATATATTCTAGAGAAATTACCTGCTAATTCTTTTTGATTTATTATATTCGGAATGCCCGATAAGTTGCAGACTTCATTTTGAAGGGATTGGTTTGGCTGTGGAGAGTCTGGTCTTTGAATTTCACTCTTGCTGCAGCTACCGGGGATCAGAGCAGAACTATTGTAGTGTGCAATAGTTTTAGTGTTCCCTTCACTTCTGGCTTCAAGGCATTGTGTGTCATCCAGTTCCTCAAAATGTATCCTGTTGTCTAAACTCAGATCTTTTTCAGTGAGTTGTGCAAGTTTCTTACTAGATGCATCCAAACAATGGGAGTCTTTATTTGATGGGTTATACTGTCCCCTAGTGGTATGCACAAGATTGTTGCTGTCATCTTGCAGGCTGGTTGGTTCTTTGCCAGGAAAGGAAAGACACTCTGTAATATTTGACAAGTTGCATTGTATGGCAATATTTGACCTTCCCATACGTGTGAGTGAACATTCAGTTTGCGTCCATGCATCTTGACCTCGAACGGACTTGCTGTCACCAGCATTTTGATAAGCACAAGTCTGTGATGAGCAATTACTTGATGAGGATGGAACAAACGGATCTTGATTTTCCTTCTGTGCACTATTAACCAGGTTTGACTCCAttgagtaaagtgtgacctttttaCTGATGGAATCAGGGCAAGACTGGCTTGTACTATTAGATTCTGTGGGGTATTCCTGTGATGGTACATTTTGGACTTTAAAGTTTGCTTTGGCAGTCGTGACATCAAAAGGCTTTTCCTGAACACGGTCTTTATTTGTAACTGAAACATCTGGCTGCATGTTTTGACCATCTAATTCTGACTGAAAAATTAAAGATAAACCGTAAATGACCACTGCAGTGAAAAATGTTATATGATTTCATGCAATTTAGTAACCTGCTACAGAAGAGCTTTCTTCACTCCATATCTGAGATTCAGAATGAAGCTGTTAGGTGCATTTGTGGCTAATATTTGCAGGGAGATGACTGACATATGCCAACATGTCACTGAGCACtcgtggggggagggagtgggggaagaaagagggaaagagagggttAGTCTCCTGGCAGGCATATCTCTCTTCCAAAGCTCTGCATATAAGGACCTAGATTAAGCAGTTAATGAACAGAGAGCTGGGTTTGCAGCTTTGGACTTGAGTCTATATCATAAATATTGCAAAGAGGTCCTTCCACCAAAGTGAAGGCAGGTGTCAGTTTTCCAGCTGATGAGGAAACTGAGACTTGAGAGGACAACTGTTGAAAGGTGTTGCCTGGAGGCAGAGTATGAGAGCACACACTCAAATCGGAGAGGCCTACTATAATTACATTGCAAAGAGGCACGAAACTGCTGCTGAAGCTCTACACCTCCAATTGGTGGAACCACTGTTAAATAGGGTATGTCAGGTGCCCACACAGGATGTTGGTAACCCACTTGCACATTTTATGGTGAGCTATGCTGTTCAACATGCACGTGAGGAGTTCCTAGTATTTGTTTTCTGTCTAGCCTACAACTCAATTGTCTAATAGCCAATGAGTAATCTCCTTGGTGCGATGTGGGGAAGAAATAAGTAGCAACCTTTGAGTCAAAATGACATACCTGGCAATGGAACATTGGAACAGAGTCAAACCTTTATGGCAGACTCAGTAATCCAATTCATGATCCAGGCAGGTTGCAGTACTCCATTGATTGTTGATCGATGAGCCAGCCCAGCTCATTGATGGGACTTAGTGAGATAGATCACAGCTGAAACATATACCACTTGGTTCCAAATAACTGCACAATTATTACCCAACAGATAGGCCTGGCTGGGCAAGCAACTGGAAGCCCGTCAATAGTCTGGGAAAActacaaggggccgaaattgccctccaccccgcTTGGGGTGGATAATTGGAATTCGATGGATAACTATTGCCAGGATTCATGGGGTGGGTAAAAGAGGGAAATTGTCCTCTTTTCCAAGAAAAAATCATCGGCGCGGCAGAGGGGTGTCGAGTCGTGAGGGGTGGAGTCATCATGTCAGCGTGACAGGGATGTGCCGcatagcaatgtccctccccttcacttaaaggggagggacgctgcgaggcctacttggcgcccgctgggccaccagggagggcttcggccgggccagtggcccgtcacccaagaggggatgccaggctgcctgcccggccgaacccgtggccgccattgttgggccggctGCACAGTTGGCCGACAACTACAATAAAATGGCCGCCACGGCGGTGCGCGCTCCCTTTTAAGGCCGGACGTGCCGCCCAGCCATTGGCAACTTCCCGCCGcgtgaagctgtcagtggcaccaactggCGGTGGCGGCGCTCCCCGGGGCAGTTTCCCTtacggggtggaaaggggtcagaGCGTGCCCGATAACAGGTCGGAGCGCCGGGTGGCGCGGAAACACGGCGCGACGGAAACCAGATTCTACTGCCcaccggcccgggggcaattccgCATGGGTCGGACCATCCCTGTCAGAAAGGCCTAATGAGCCttaaagggggcaatttcggcccccatgattTTAGCGAGTTAAAATCCAGCAGTACCACTGCACACACTTGGAGATTTGTAAGTCTTAGCTTTTGCAACATGCATTACATTTCCTTGATCTATAAATTATTATTTCTTTAATGAACATGAGTCAGCTATGACTTGCCTTTTCCAAACCTGTATTAGCTGCATCTAATAAAACAATATATTATCTATCATTTTATCATCCTCTTTTAGTTCCTTTTTTCATTTTTAATCTGCGCTATCTTTTCTTAAACTATTTTTAAATTTTTGTAAAACAATTTTGTTTCCTGTCCATCTAGCTTTTGTTCTTTTTTTTGCTTCTATATTTTATAGACTTGAATTTTTTATATTATTAGCCCTAGATTTTTCATATTCCTTTTTAAAAATGTTCTACTCATTCAAGAACTTGCACTCCATTTATGTATGTCTAGTTTTAACCCGAATCATCTCCTGTTTGAAAGTttcccattgtctatccaccatcttgTGTGCCTTTTTCTGTCTTTTTTATCTAGTCTCATTTTCCTTTTATCTTGAAGCTTTTCATTGCCAGTCAAGTTTCGGTCACTTTTTCTTAGATATTCTCAGCTTTACACTACTACATGTCCCACTTAATTTCCTAGAACTAGATCCATCACTCCTACATCCTGGTTAAGTGAAAATCATGCTGCCCTGGTTATATTGTGGAAGCAACTTCTTTGCCACTTACATTAATTATCCAAAGATAGACTGGTGTAAAAGTAAAGTAATCCATTATGATGGATTTTTGCATGTTTCTTTAATTTGTCTCTACACTATCCACTTGCAATTCAGATCCTTCTATTCTGCTTCCATTTTAACAACGTACTGAGATTGGACTGTTTCACTGTTACTGTGACTCCCTATCTCTCCTCTCATCCTGGTCAGTCTCTCGGTCTCCTTTTAACACCACTGAccattcatcctcctcctcctcttcagtcCACCTCCAGGGGCCTGCTCcatcctggttccattcttagctaacTTAATGTAAGCACTAAACTCTTTCCTCATGTCTAATCGTGCAAGGATAGAGACCATTCATTCTGCTGCTGTCTGCCAAGTCAAACCTCTCTGTCCCAGGGCCTCTTTACCAACCCTGAATCCTCCTCTCTTTCTGGACTCTTTCCAATAACCCTTCATGTCATCTCCAAGTTCATGTCAATGAGACCCACCTCTTGCTCCCTTGACTCCATTCCACTAACCTGCTGACCACCAACCTTCCCTTCCTGGACCCATGCTAGCTGGCATTGAAAATGGTTCCATCTGATCATGCAGTTTCCcctcactttcaaaactgctatcatcaccccctcctcaaagaaACACTCTGGAGCAACGTTCCCCCTAAGGTGCATGGCTGTGTGCCTTTCAGGTAATCccacgcaggccactcaccagctggTGTAGTTGAAAAAAGATGCCGTGCAGCAAATTTGAAGGGACCAGGCAAAAAAAACAATTAGAGGAACATTGCTCTAGAGTCCTCTACCAGACGGGTAGATggttacgatacagatcagccacgatctaactgaatggcgatctaattgaatggcggaacaggctcaaggggtgaatggcctactcctgttcctatgttcctctgtcCTTGGAAATTACCACCATCCAGCCTCTCTTTCCTCTTAGAAGTCCAGGAACGTGTTGCCATCTCCCAGATCTATGCCCATTTTCCCCACAACTCGTTTGAATCTTTCCAATTGGATTTCCACCCCATAAACTAACGAAATGACCCTAAAGTCACAGGTAACATTCCTTGTGACTGTGTCCATGGTTTATTATCCTTCCTCAGCTTTGAcctctctgcaacctttgacatggtaaACCGCACCATGCCTCTTCTCCACTGTCCAAGCTTGGcgggactgccctcacttggttctaTTTCTATCCAATCACAAGGTAACCTTCAACAGGAATGTATTAGGTTGCAAAGCACTTAGAGATTTTTAGACAACTGTCACGTGGCACGTTCCCCTTGCTCAACTACATGTGCTCCGTGACATTATCTCGACACAGCATCAGCTTCCACATGTTCATGACCCCAAGATCTGTCTACCTCTTCACCACCTCTCGGCccctccactgcctgtgcttgtgctATATTCAGTCTTGGATGAGTTGCAAATTTATCTAGCTGAATTATTGGAAGACTGAAGCCAGCTCCCACTAaaaactccaaacacttgcaaccaacTTGATTCACCTCCCTGGCCACTTTTCTGTCTGAACCAGGCTATTTGCAAACTCAGCGTCTTACCCAACCCAgagctgagctgagcttccaacatgCAACAGTCCAAGGATTGGTCTCACCATTGTTCAGTAAAACTTGTTCTGATGTAATCCAATGGTCTCCAGATACACCAACAgcacctgatttcctttgataattCCTTTCGAGATATGATAATCACTTCTACTAAGTGTTTTTCTTTTCAGTTTTTGCTGATGGATTCATAAAAAGGACTCTCATTACTACTGCTTGATCCTGTATGTATTACCCTGCCATATCATAGACTTAGCCTATttacatatttggtctgaacctcTGAGGATGATTAGTCTTCAAAGAAAAAGGATATAGGAGGCACTGGAGAAGTtaaaactatcaggaaagattgaccaGGGGATCCTTTCTCTAGAAAAGGCTgacgggtgatctaatagaggtctttaacattataaAGGGGTTAGATAAGGCagacagagatgatgtttccacgtgGGAATGTctaaaactaggagccataaatataagatagtcactaataaatccaataaagaattcagaagaaacctctttactcagggAGTGGTTAGATTGTGGAACTTTCTACCATATGAAGtacttgaggtgaatagcatagatgcctttaaggggaagctcgataagtacgAGGGACAAAGTCATAGAAAGATCTGTAGGTAGGgagggaagaggctcgtgtggaacataagcactggccagttgggccaaatggcctatttctgtgctgtaaattctaagtaGTATCTCTCTTCCTACTCATTACTTGTTCGCATAGATTCGTTAGTGACTTAAAGGTAGATGTAATTTTTTCAAAGTTTGATGCATTTCTTCTCTTTTCCCCCTTACCTCTCCAAATTTCTGCCAGTATGGTCGCTGTTGGGAGTGACTGGTGAGCTGGGCTCATTGTGTCTTTCTTCCTACAGGCTGCATGTCTTAGAATGAACTCTCCTTTGGTCTGAAAAGAGAGCTTCTTGCAATACTTTGCTAATGGGTCATCTCCAGAATGGCCCATAATCTGCATTGACATTCTTTAAAGCATTCTAAATTGTGCCCATCTAGTCACCATACAGAACATTTGAAGTTTGCTGCAAAACTTGAACTTGTCAGCCAAACCCATCTATGAGGACAATGCCATCCACATCCACAGCTCAGCTGTTTAGCCAATGTCATTACTATTAGTTTATGTATTATCCTGAAGATGCAAACAGTTACAGTGGCAAGATTATTCTAGATTGACTTTGTACAAATTTGATAAAATCTGCCTGGTTGTTGGTATTCTCACCTATATGTGCCTTAAAATGCATGATTTCTTCCCCCTATGCATCCCATATTTAGATTTGCTCTCTGATGGAACTGATGTTTTGTCTTGAACCAAAAACTTTCCATACTTTCTGGTAAAATATCACTGATGAATCAGCCACCCAGGGCTCCCCTTACTGGTTTCAACCACTGCAGTTATCATAGATTTTACAAAATGATTTTGTGCAGTCGGTGCTGAAAAAGTTCAAAATTCCAATCTGCAGAAACATTTAATAGTGGCCCTACTAGTACCCAAGTGCTCAGATAACTAGCTTCCTAACTGGGAGACAATTAATGCATTATTATTGCTCTGACTGTGTGTCTGCATTTTAAGGGAAACTCTTTGACTTCCTTTCTCCCACAGAACACAAGGAAGTTACTTGGAAATCAGAAAAATATCCATTAGTTTCAAGCAATTTGATGAAATCCAAAAACACAAATGCTTTGTCTTTGGCATCACGTGTCTACTGAAACTGAAACCATTGTTATGGGTAGGAACCGTAACCCATGGATTTGTGCCAATTGGGCTGTAATCCCATTAAAGAAAGATGTGATGACTATCTTAAAACCTGCCTTGAGATAAGCTTCCAATAGCTGAGGGCAAAGCACTGACGGAATTTGTCAAAGATTGCTagagatttgagggagagaggttCTTGGCCAATGCTTTATTCTCCCTCTTGGTCCTAGTTTTGTGGTTAGTGCCAGTTTCCCTATGGAATTACAATATTGGTAACCAGCCCAATACACGCAGCAGTGTCTGTGGCAGCCACCTTTGGCGAGTCTTTCTGAAATAAGAGTTTTCCAATTCACATTCTGAACCTAGAATGAAATTAAATTCTGGTGTAGTGGGAGGGGAAAAGTTATGAGTGACCCTATggactagactttccctaaagacccctactgcccgattaccacccaaaaagaccgctaagattcttcaaataacactggcgaaaaattccataaaaatgggaaaaaatactgcctggcgagaaaatggatcttacatgtAGATTCTTGGCGGTTAAATACGAAACTTGGCAAAATGGGCGGTTTTTaacagaatggacggtaagtactcaaaatttagactgaggctgcagttgggcctagggaggggggaaaactcaaaaaatatgttttcaatgaaacaaaaaataagttagaaaacattctcaagaccctttttaacttaattgtcgtgaaagaattaaaaaataattattaaaaaaacctttaacttacctttctttccaGGGTACTCACCTATCGCCCAGctctttgtgggtggtttttttcgATCTTATGTATGGgtccccgttgaggcaaaacttggatcatggcggttttctcggcggttcaCGCAGATGCCCgtgggcggtccgctccccagcagtattttgaaaatgtcggcggaactctttaaaaaatgaagaggaaactttcgccgggcggtttttcaCTGAAAAAGagttgtaccgccgagaaaactgccgaaaatgaagaggaaagtctagccctatgagctGTTTGCCGATAAGCCAGCATGTTTACTGTTTGTCCTCATCTATGGCAAAAAGTAGCAAACATATCTGAGTAAAGTACACATCACAAAATTCTAAATGATACTGCTGCATACTCACCATGTCAGAAAATGCACTACAACAACTCTCTGTTTCTTTTGGAGAGTAGCTGGGAGATTGACTACTTTCAAATGAATTATTCAACActgcaaaaaaaaattatttcattaaTTCAAGTAATGAATTGCTTCTATTTCTAAGATCGGTCAACAGGAAAAACTACTCACTTCAAAACCAATACTTACAATCATTCATTACCTGATTAAAACGGATGTGAAAAGATCATTCAATCTATTGTTGTACGTATCTGTCACATGAACATGCCTTTCAGACCCATTTCACTGTGCAAAATGGTTCTCAATTGCATAAAATATTGTAAATTGCAGTACACACAAACAATGTTATCTGGAAGAATAATGGAATTGTAACTACTTACCAGCATTACATTAACCTCCATATAGTATATGAGTTGTTAGAACAGGTAATAAGTACAACTTACTCAGGTGCCATCCAACAAATTGCTGTAAGAGCAACTGGCAAAGGCAACTGAAGACAtatttggggggtggggagagcagtCAAGAGATACAGTTAAGTAGGCTAAGTATCACAGATTAGTGCAGACACCGAGCATTAACTACACAGATGGCAATACTGCATTCTGTGTATTGACGTGATGGAATTTTAGGTCCAAGTACCAACATTTGTAACGGTACAGCTGCCATAAATCTTCCAAAATAGCACATAAGGTTAGCATAGTCAATGGCTAACACTTTTTCTACTGTTGACAGAATTTCTAACACTAAATCTATAACGATAGTTGATACTAAAAGTACATGTGGGAATGGAGGAATTGAGGATTGTATGTACGGTGAAACCTGTATAAACGGATACTCACGAAAAACAGACATCTGCAAAAAACAGAGACTTATTGAGAGACCCAACTAACTTACATTGTAAAATATACAAGTGACACTCTGAAACCACGGACATTCGCAAATTACTAAGTAAGGACAGCCTTCAATGTACCAAACCCTTTATAGCTTAAAACATGAGACACAGCCAGATGTCACACTTTAAAATGTTCAAAGTACGGACTGTATCTGAGTCCAAAGACCATGGCCACCAGTGGATTGTTACTCGTTTACTTTTTGTCCATACTGGTATCCAAGGTTTACATCACCCCTGCAGCTGCTGTTTCCAAAAGCAACCTTGATAACACGTGCCAGGAGTTGCGCTCGCACTCGACCACATGCAGTACGGTTGTCTGTCTTTTTAAGAGTGTGGTTAGGAACAAGTTCCATTTTCAACATCAGTTTTCTTATTTCTGCTTCCAAACATAAGTTCTTAGCATTGCTGCAGTTGATTAGGTGCTGGTTCTTCAAGATTGTTGGGACAATTTTTACAGTACATAcaatgaccattttgaaaataaggacacctgCAAAAAAAGGATACCTGATGCAAGTCCCTTGGGTGTCCCTAATTTACATGCTTCGCTGTACCTCAATTACCTTGCTATCTGTTCTCGCAATAAGTAAGCCAGCTCATAGAAAGTAGGAATAAAGCCTATATACAATGATAACATGCACAATGTTTTGTATTTCAGTAACCAAGaacaattgatttaaaaaaattatcagtaacaacttgtatttatatatcacatttaacatagtaaaacattccaaagcacttcacaaggagtgatataaaacaaaatttgaaaccgagctgcataaggagaaattaaagcAGATGGAAGTTAGTTTTAAGGGGCGAGGTAAatcaggaaagaaaggtagagcggcggagaggtttagggtgaaaattccagggcttagggcccaggcagctgaagccacatccaccaatggttgaacgattaaaatcagggatgctcaaaaggccagaattaaaggagcgcagataccttgaggggatgggggaggcggggggttgtggggctggaggagattagagatacggaggggcgaggcaatggagagatttgaaaacaaggatgagaatttttaaatcgaggcattgcttaaccaggagccaatgtaggtcagcaagcacatgggggatgagtgaatgggacttggtgcgagttcggacacaggcagccgagttttggatggccacatgtttacataggatagaacgtgggaggccagaggagtgcgtttgaataatcaagtctagaggtaacaaagacatggatgagggtttcagcagccgatgagctgaagcagggacgGAGACGGACAATATTGCAGAGATgggaataggcagtcttagttatggcatggatgtgtgatcaaaagctcattttggggtcaaatatgacaccaagattgcgaacagtctggttcagcctcagacagatgcgaaGGAGAGGGTGGAGTTGATGGCTCGggcacagagtttgtggtggggactgaagacaatggcttcggtcttcccaatatttacttggcaggaaatttctgcttatccagtactgaatgtcggacaagcagtctgacaatttagagacagtggcggGGTCGAAAGAAGtattggtgaggtagagctgggtattttCAGCATACATGGGAAAACTGACACTATTTTCAggtgatgtcactgaggggcaacatgtagatgagaaataggagggggccaaggatagatccttgtgggacacaagAGTTAATGATGCAGGAGCagtaagagaagccattgcaggtgattctctggctactatTGGATAGGTAAGAATGAAAGTAGGCGAATGGAAGGGCTGCTATTCCACATTAAAACGTTATTGCCCGTGTGAACTTGAAAGCATTGTTTTGTGCTAATGCCagtattttcttttaaaaatttaATATTTAGAATACTGATTTCTTTGTGTTTCTAGGTCTCTCTATTTTCCCTCTACTGCCCTATTCCTGATTGTTTTCCTTAACATTCATGCACTCTGCATTCTTTATGGACCATGAGCTAAGTTCTGGGTAAAATTTGCAATTGAAAAGCAATGAAATGCATGGGTTCAGGGATTTTCTTATGTTCAACAGCCTAATTGGGTATTCTCTCTGCACTCTTTCCCAAGCACAGGATGCCATGTGGGTTTGAATTCAAAGCAAAGAGATCTTCAAACAAATAGTATGTATAATGGTATTTCACAATACCAACCTGTTCCTCTGTAGTCTAAgggtctccaagtttccccaaatccTCTGAAAAAGCTATTGTTTTCCAGAACTTTGGACTCTTCTAAGTTGCTTTCCAGAAACTGCTCATGTGAATTATTTAAATGATCTTTCTCAATTGCTTCTTTAAATAAATTGTTTTTTGATTGTGTGAAAATACTTCCATTTTTTCTGTCTCGAATGACACTTTTCTGATCTACAAGTGAAGTTGTATACATATCACTTTTTTTATAGGGAGTAGTTATTTTAAAACTGGTTTCAGCTGGAGCCGAAGGATTATGCATAAACTTCTCATGAGATATATCGCTGGCTTTTGGTTGACTACTTTCTGAGTTGAAGCACTGAGTCAGAGGTAAATCTCTGTCAAAGAAAGTCATGCTCTGACTTGTGGATGCATGTTGTGTTGTACCTTTCTGAGGTAAAGGAAATGTATCTTGCAAAGCAAAGGAAACATATTCTCCACCAGCGTTTGAATGAAGACCTGAACTCTCCATCAAGGGACTTTGTAACAACCTTAAAGTCAAGAGGTATTAATATGTTAAATGTATTTTCTATGAAAATAATCATTGTCATCCTTTGAAAATTAAAacaaagcaggaaactttagaatCTTTTTCCTTTCACAATTATCCTCAAATGTTAACAGTTGCACAGCAAACTTCATCTACATTCCCCAAAAGATCATTAATTTCTATGACAAGGGTTTTTAGCACCAAAATATTAATTCAAACTTATGAATAAAAATTTGTTTaggtttggcaaaagaaccaaaggcgaaatgAGAGATTTTTTTGATTACAGAGtttttataatctggaatgcattgcctggaaggttggtgggagcagattcaatggtaacatttGAAAGATTATATCAGTCATTGATGGCTTTTTAGAATTGAGACAGTATTGTATCCATTATTCCCAGTTACTGTTCTTACAGGACATAACTTTTTTGTTTAAAGAACATTCCAATTTGGAAAGCATACTATAAAAGACTCCGACACTTCATAAAGCGGTCTAAACCAGTGTCTGTAGGACCTCCTGTTTGATTATTTGCTGCtaggaaattagtgaaccagataaaGTGTTGCACTGTACCAGTTTTGCAGGCAAATTACAtacaatgtacagcacagaaacaggccgtttggctcaactggtccatgccagtgtttatgttccacataaacttcctcccaccccttttcatctaatcctatcagcataaatttctattcctttctccctcgtgtttatctagcttcccccttaaatgtatcttagttattcacctcaactactcgttgtggttgcgagttccatattctaaccactctgggtaaagaagtttctcctgaattccttattggatttattcgttACTAACTTATATTGATCgcccttagttttggtctcctacaagTTGAAACATCTTCTAGTACAAACTGaaagtctaccctatcaaaccctttcacaatCATAAaaatttctatcagatcacccctcaccctagagaaaggagccccagcctattcaatctttcctgatcggtaaaacctctcagttctggtataatcCTGTAAATGTTTTTTGCACCCACTCCAgtacttctatatcctttttataatatggagaaaaAAACTGTCTACAGACTCCAAGTCTGGTCCAATGAAATGACAATTTTCTCTTTGAATATTAGTTACTTGTAGATCATTGTGATCAGCATTCAGAAGTCAGAGGAGTGGGCCTCTTAGTTGTTTCTGGAAAAGGGCCTGTGTAATCACTCTTAGATCATGCACAGGCTCCAGGAACAGCATTAAAAATGTCAAAACAACTGCAGATTTTGCAGACAACTCAGGGACTGCTTCTTCCTGACTCTGCAACAGGCTACTTGGCTCACTGCAGTTAGTTTCCGGCCTTGATCAGTGCAACTCACTGGTGGAAGCATGCTATTGACCTGGGGACCAAAAgattggccaaggtcagggagacaTCTCCATGATAGACGGAAATCCTGCCCACTGGAGGTACCCCTCAATCAGAAAGCACAGGCCAGTAGGCTTCCCATAGAGATACTGTTGGCTGAAGGCAATATTTAAAATACATTTGGCTTGTTTGCTAAAGCCATTTAAAAATGTAAGTCCGAAGTTTCCTAGCTGATCACAGTTCATACTTACCTGTCATTTGAATGTTTGGGCAAGGTCCTACAATTTGGCACAATCTTTTCATGATCAGTGTGCTCAGCAGTGTGTTCTGTGGGCTCAATCAATGGGGACATTCCACCTTGGATAAGAAAACGTTGCTACAAATTTCAGAAAAAAAGAAAATCAAGATGCAATAAATATTATTTTCTTACTGCCAAAGCATTGCTAATTTTTAAACACAATTTGTACTGTAATGCTGAAAATTTGACTGACCATGATGTGATAAATTTGGTATTTGTGGGCTAGCAATAGAAA
Protein-coding sequences here:
- the LOC139278573 gene encoding regulator of DNA class I crossover intermediates 1 isoform X5, producing MDNSCSSMARFNGYPLSNSWTSAKTYPLQENLSTELCTAWDSSYDNQEHLQQRFLIQGGMSPLIEPTEHTAEHTDHEKIVPNCRTLPKHSNDRLLQSPLMESSGLHSNAGGEYVSFALQDTFPLPQKGTTQHASTSQSMTFFDRDLPLTQCFNSESSQPKASDISHEKFMHNPSAPAETSFKITTPYKKSDMYTTSLVDQKSVIRDRKNGSIFTQSKNNLFKEAIEKDHLNNSHEQFLESNLEESKVLENNSFFRGFGETWRPLDYRGTVLNNSFESSQSPSYSPKETESCCSAFSDMSELDGQNMQPDVSVTNKDRVQEKPFDVTTAKANFKVQNVPSQEYPTESNSTSQSCPDSISKKVTLYSMESNLVNSAQKENQDPFVPSSSSNCSSQTCAYQNAGDSKSVRGQDAWTQTECSLTRMGRSNIAIQCNLSNITECLSFPGKEPTSLQDDSNNLVHTTRGQYNPSNKDSHCLDASSKKLAQLTEKDLSLDNRIHFEELDDTQCLEARSEGNTKTIAHYNSSALIPGSCSKSEIQRPDSPQPNQSLQNEVCNLSGIPNIINQKELAGWEKNVSHVAAMQTASMASDHLFGRKVNLTQESRRQIDALDMKSLPNVMKQRNSEENKTLHEIADILLLLGHSH
- the LOC139278573 gene encoding regulator of DNA class I crossover intermediates 1 isoform X4 produces the protein MQYARKRMEQQNKTFCQYSKLKIWGAIKHIPYYDETEQLLATVVQDLCQSGYLGKCQQRFLIQGGMSPLIEPTEHTAEHTDHEKIVPNCRTLPKHSNDRLLQSPLMESSGLHSNAGGEYVSFALQDTFPLPQKGTTQHASTSQSMTFFDRDLPLTQCFNSESSQPKASDISHEKFMHNPSAPAETSFKITTPYKKSDMYTTSLVDQKSVIRDRKNGSIFTQSKNNLFKEAIEKDHLNNSHEQFLESNLEESKVLENNSFFRGFGETWRPLDYRGTVLNNSFESSQSPSYSPKETESCCSAFSDMSELDGQNMQPDVSVTNKDRVQEKPFDVTTAKANFKVQNVPSQEYPTESNSTSQSCPDSISKKVTLYSMESNLVNSAQKENQDPFVPSSSSNCSSQTCAYQNAGDSKSVRGQDAWTQTECSLTRMGRSNIAIQCNLSNITECLSFPGKEPTSLQDDSNNLVHTTRGQYNPSNKDSHCLDASSKKLAQLTEKDLSLDNRIHFEELDDTQCLEARSEGNTKTIAHYNSSALIPGSCSKSEIQRPDSPQPNQSLQNEVCNLSGIPNIINQKELAGWEKNVSHVAAMQTASMASDHLFGRKVNLTQESRRQIDALDMKSLPNVMKQRNSEENKTLHEIADILLLLGHSH